A single region of the Rhodospirillales bacterium genome encodes:
- a CDS encoding ABC transporter permease, which translates to MQDFSPRKIGAVNIIGLRTLVEKEVLRFLNVFSQTVIAPVMTTLLFYAVFALAFGAIAKRVGDVPYLEFLAPGLLMMTMVQNAFANTSSSIVIAKVQGNIVDILMPPISPAEFYTGYVLGGILRGLCVGGATALVLYMIVGVEIHSAGHIFLFALLGTMFLSSLGLAGGIWSERFDHISAVTNFLITPMTFLSGTFYSIGQLPEFWQKLALYNPFFYMIDGFRYGFIGQADGNVQAGIVFLLVLNFLMGALCLRMIRSGYKIKS; encoded by the coding sequence ATGCAGGACTTTAGCCCCCGGAAAATCGGCGCGGTCAATATCATCGGTCTTCGAACCCTGGTTGAGAAAGAGGTTTTGAGATTTTTGAACGTGTTTTCACAAACCGTTATCGCCCCTGTCATGACCACATTGCTGTTTTATGCCGTTTTTGCGCTGGCGTTCGGCGCGATCGCCAAAAGGGTTGGGGACGTTCCCTATCTTGAATTTCTGGCGCCGGGACTGCTGATGATGACGATGGTGCAAAACGCGTTCGCGAACACGTCGTCTTCGATAGTCATCGCGAAGGTTCAGGGGAATATTGTGGACATTCTGATGCCGCCCATTTCACCGGCGGAATTTTATACAGGCTATGTCTTGGGCGGGATTTTGCGCGGCCTGTGCGTTGGCGGGGCGACGGCCCTCGTCCTTTACATGATTGTGGGCGTTGAAATTCATTCTGCGGGCCATATTTTCCTTTTCGCGCTTCTGGGGACGATGTTCCTGTCCAGCCTCGGTCTGGCGGGCGGCATATGGTCGGAACGATTCGACCATATTTCAGCCGTGACAAATTTCCTGATAACGCCCATGACGTTCCTGTCCGGCACGTTTTATTCGATCGGGCAATTGCCGGAATTCTGGCAGAAACTTGCCCTGTATAACCCGTTTTTCTACATGATTGACGGATTCCGCTACGGCTTTATCGGTCAGGCGGACGGGAACGTTCAGGCCGGGATCGTTTTTCTTCTGGTGTTGAATTTCCTGATGGGGGCCTTGTGCCTCCGGATGATCCGCAGCGGCTACAAAATCAAGAGCTAG
- a CDS encoding aminoacyl-tRNA hydrolase has product MWLFVGLGNPEDKYAKNRHNIGFMTVDEIAREPSFTPFKSKFDGLLSEGRLGGKKVALLKPQTYMNESGVCVGKVARFYKISPGQIVVFHDDLDLVPGKIKVKQGGGSGGHNGLKSIDAHLGTQNYWRVRMGIGHPGDRNRVTGYVLSDFSKEEQKWLPAWIEAVAKHAPLLVEDNKSDFMTNVAEEMNGI; this is encoded by the coding sequence ATGTGGCTTTTCGTAGGGCTTGGAAATCCCGAAGACAAATATGCCAAAAACCGGCACAATATCGGTTTTATGACGGTGGATGAAATCGCCCGGGAGCCTTCTTTTACGCCTTTTAAATCCAAATTTGACGGCCTGCTCAGCGAGGGGCGTCTGGGCGGCAAAAAAGTAGCGCTTCTCAAACCCCAGACCTATATGAACGAGTCCGGCGTCTGCGTCGGGAAAGTGGCCCGGTTTTATAAAATTTCACCGGGGCAGATTGTCGTGTTTCACGACGACCTTGATCTGGTTCCCGGGAAGATAAAGGTCAAGCAGGGCGGCGGCAGCGGCGGCCATAACGGATTGAAGTCTATCGACGCGCATCTTGGCACGCAAAATTACTGGCGCGTGCGCATGGGGATCGGGCATCCGGGCGATAGAAACCGCGTCACGGGATATGTCTTAAGCGATTTTTCAAAGGAAGAACAAAAATGGCTGCCCGCGTGGATAGAGGCCGTGGCAAAGCACGCGCCTTTGTTGGTGGAAGACAATAAATCAGACTTCATGACGAATGTGGCGGAGGAGATGAATGGGATTTAA
- a CDS encoding regulatory protein RecX produces MDKNKPSAPQKKPPKKISERYLYNAGLAYLQRFPASTHHFKAVMARKIDRSCRFHKDQAPEPCAEMLEKTVLKFQELGLLDDTAYLRGMVTSLRRRGLSSRAIAARLQQKGLAATDIANAVRTYDIEEYDGRNGEMEAALILARKKGIGPFRRKEKEPDIQKEMAALARAGYSYDIVQKIVGTDDDV; encoded by the coding sequence ATGGATAAAAATAAGCCTTCCGCTCCCCAAAAGAAACCCCCGAAAAAGATTTCGGAGAGATATTTGTACAATGCGGGTCTGGCCTATTTGCAGCGTTTTCCGGCCTCCACGCACCACTTCAAAGCCGTCATGGCCCGAAAAATAGACCGCTCCTGCCGTTTTCACAAGGATCAGGCGCCCGAACCCTGCGCCGAAATGCTGGAAAAAACGGTCCTGAAATTTCAGGAACTCGGACTTCTGGACGATACCGCCTATCTGCGCGGCATGGTGACATCCCTGCGCAGGCGCGGACTTTCTTCCCGTGCGATTGCCGCCAGACTGCAACAAAAAGGCCTTGCCGCCACAGACATTGCAAACGCCGTGAGAACCTACGACATAGAAGAATATGACGGCCGGAACGGAGAGATGGAGGCTGCGCTTATCCTCGCCAGAAAAAAAGGAATCGGCCCCTTCCGCCGCAAGGAAAAAGAGCCGGACATCCAGAAGGAAATGGCCGCTCTCGCCCGCGCCGGATATTCTTACGATATTGTTCAAAAAATTGTCGGGACAGACGACGACGTTTAA
- the ychF gene encoding redox-regulated ATPase YchF has translation MGFNCGIVGLPNVGKSTLFNALTATAAAQAENFPFCTIEPNVGKVAVPDARLDRIAKIGKSAKIVPTQLEFVDIAGLVKGASKGEGLGNQFLSNIRETDAIIHVLRCFENQDITHVEGSIDPLRDAEVIETELMLADLESLQKQCDAIVRKTKSNDAEIKAQYAFMQTVLKALEEGKSARTVTPSNEDEKRWMHSLHLMTAKPVLYVCNVNENDAAAGNDWTKKVEEMAAAQGSEAVTICAAIESEIAQLDNAEDKAEFLESLGLTEPGLNKIIRAGYALLGLHTYFTVGPKEARAWTVRIGAKAPEAAGEIHTDFEKGFIKAEVISFEDYTALGGEQAAKDAGKMRQEGKDYVVHDGDLILFRFNV, from the coding sequence ATGGGATTTAACTGCGGAATTGTGGGGTTGCCGAATGTCGGAAAATCCACCTTGTTTAACGCGCTCACGGCGACGGCCGCCGCGCAGGCGGAGAATTTTCCCTTTTGTACGATCGAGCCCAACGTGGGCAAGGTCGCCGTGCCGGACGCGCGGCTGGACCGGATCGCCAAAATAGGGAAGTCGGCGAAAATCGTTCCCACCCAGCTTGAGTTTGTCGATATCGCCGGACTGGTCAAAGGCGCCAGCAAAGGGGAAGGGCTGGGCAACCAGTTTTTGTCCAATATCCGAGAAACGGATGCGATCATTCATGTCCTGCGCTGTTTTGAAAATCAGGACATTACCCATGTGGAAGGCTCCATCGACCCTTTGCGCGATGCGGAGGTGATCGAAACGGAACTGATGCTGGCGGACCTGGAGTCCCTGCAAAAACAGTGCGACGCCATCGTGCGCAAGACAAAATCCAACGACGCGGAGATCAAGGCGCAATATGCCTTTATGCAGACGGTCCTTAAAGCTTTGGAGGAAGGGAAATCCGCCCGCACGGTGACGCCTTCGAACGAGGACGAAAAACGCTGGATGCATTCGCTGCATCTTATGACGGCAAAGCCGGTCCTTTATGTTTGCAACGTAAATGAAAACGATGCGGCGGCGGGGAACGACTGGACGAAAAAAGTGGAAGAGATGGCGGCGGCGCAAGGGTCCGAGGCCGTGACGATTTGCGCGGCGATTGAATCGGAGATTGCGCAGCTCGATAACGCCGAAGACAAGGCCGAATTTCTGGAAAGCCTCGGCCTGACAGAGCCGGGGTTGAACAAGATTATCCGCGCCGGTTACGCGCTGCTGGGGCTGCACACCTATTTCACGGTGGGGCCGAAAGAAGCGCGGGCCTGGACGGTGCGCATCGGAGCCAAGGCGCCCGAAGCCGCCGGTGAAATCCACACGGATTTTGAAAAGGGCTTCATCAAGGCCGAAGTGATCTCTTTCGAGGATTACACCGCCCTGGGCGGCGAACAGGCCGCCAAGGATGCCGGAAAAATGCGGCAGGAAGGCAAGGACTACGTCGTGCATGACGGCGACCTTATCCTGTTCCGGTTTAACGTTTAG
- a CDS encoding branched-chain amino acid aminotransferase translates to MAAGSDFGDRDGLIWMDGKIIPWRDARIHILTHGLHYASSVFEGERAYNNRIFRMQDHSERLIRSAELIDMPMPMSAEQINEAKMEILSANNLTDAYIRPIAWRGSEQLGISAQATKTHMAIACWEWPSYFSKEQRERGINLQTAKWMAPMPGTAATASKTAGIYATHTMSKHAAEAKGFDDALMLDYRGFVAEATGANLFMVKDGAIKTPAPDCFLNGLTRQTVISLAKELKIPLEETHIKPEELHAADEVFLTGTAAELTAVGKIDETQYKVGPVTRQLRDTYESLVRSQKAAAA, encoded by the coding sequence ATGGCAGCAGGATCAGATTTCGGTGACCGGGACGGACTTATCTGGATGGACGGGAAGATTATTCCCTGGCGGGACGCCAGAATTCACATTCTGACCCACGGCCTGCATTACGCCTCTTCCGTCTTTGAGGGGGAGCGCGCCTACAACAACCGGATTTTCCGCATGCAGGACCATTCGGAGCGCCTCATCCGCTCGGCGGAGCTGATCGACATGCCCATGCCCATGAGCGCGGAACAAATCAACGAAGCCAAGATGGAAATTTTAAGCGCGAACAATCTCACGGATGCCTATATCCGCCCGATCGCCTGGCGCGGGAGCGAACAGCTCGGCATTTCGGCGCAGGCCACGAAAACGCACATGGCCATCGCCTGCTGGGAGTGGCCCAGCTATTTCTCGAAAGAACAGCGCGAAAGGGGAATCAATCTTCAGACGGCAAAATGGATGGCGCCGATGCCCGGCACAGCCGCCACCGCCAGCAAGACCGCGGGGATCTACGCCACGCACACCATGTCGAAACACGCCGCCGAAGCCAAGGGCTTTGATGACGCCCTGATGCTGGATTACCGCGGCTTTGTCGCCGAAGCCACGGGCGCCAACCTTTTCATGGTTAAAGACGGGGCGATCAAAACGCCCGCGCCGGATTGTTTCCTGAACGGCCTGACGCGCCAGACGGTTATCTCGCTGGCCAAAGAGCTGAAAATCCCTCTCGAAGAGACCCACATCAAACCCGAAGAGCTTCACGCGGCGGACGAAGTGTTCCTGACGGGAACCGCCGCCGAACTCACGGCGGTGGGGAAAATCGACGAGACGCAATACAAGGTCGGACCCGTAACCCGGCAGCTCCGCGATACCTACGAATCCCTCGTAAGATCCCAAAAGGCCGCTGCCGCTTAA
- a CDS encoding HAMP domain-containing protein, translating into MSWNVIKKMLPRTLFGRSLLILATPILLTQVITTYIFFDRHWERMTDRLAYAVAGEIEIIADQIEQTSDPETISQIGRYFGQGLDFRVSFQEGAQLQSQNQTRESWASVVAKTLSRAIEAQVRRPYDIRIDITEKWVEIALQLKNGVLVVVTPQRRLFSSSAYIFLLWMIGTSVVLLAISVLFMRNQIRPIRRLAIAAERFGKGRDVPFFKIEGAKEVRQAARAFLEMRERIDRQIQQRTAMLAGVSHDLRTPLTRMKLQLEMLGDGQDVRDLKGDIADMERMISAYLDFARGEGVEAPERTNIRDVLERVVAASKREGAKVNLAEGEDLFLVLRPVAFERCFSNLIGNAGKYAKECWVSAQRKDDHIEVLIEDDGPGIAPGLRGDVFKPFFRGEGSRNQKTGGVGLGLPIAQDIILSHGGQIRLEDSSRGGLKVGVYLPV; encoded by the coding sequence ATGAGTTGGAACGTTATCAAAAAAATGCTGCCGCGGACGCTTTTCGGGCGTTCGCTCCTTATTCTGGCGACCCCGATTTTGCTGACGCAGGTGATTACGACCTACATTTTTTTCGACCGGCACTGGGAGCGCATGACGGACCGTCTGGCCTATGCCGTGGCGGGAGAAATCGAAATTATTGCCGACCAGATCGAGCAGACATCCGATCCCGAAACGATTTCCCAAATCGGCCGTTATTTCGGACAGGGACTCGATTTCCGCGTGTCTTTTCAGGAAGGGGCGCAGCTCCAGTCCCAGAACCAGACGCGTGAATCCTGGGCCTCCGTCGTCGCGAAAACCCTCTCGCGCGCCATCGAAGCCCAGGTGCGCCGCCCGTACGACATTCGCATTGATATCACGGAAAAGTGGGTTGAAATCGCGCTCCAGCTTAAAAACGGGGTGCTGGTGGTGGTCACGCCGCAGCGGCGGCTGTTTTCCTCTTCGGCTTATATCTTTTTGCTCTGGATGATCGGAACGTCGGTGGTTTTGCTGGCGATTTCCGTCCTGTTCATGCGCAACCAGATCCGCCCGATCCGCAGGCTGGCCATTGCCGCAGAGCGCTTCGGGAAGGGGCGCGACGTGCCGTTTTTTAAAATTGAAGGGGCCAAGGAAGTCCGGCAGGCCGCGCGGGCTTTTCTGGAAATGCGCGAGCGGATCGACCGGCAGATCCAGCAACGCACAGCCATGCTGGCCGGCGTTTCCCACGATCTGCGCACGCCGCTAACCCGTATGAAGCTGCAACTGGAAATGCTGGGGGACGGGCAGGATGTCCGGGACCTCAAGGGCGATATCGCCGATATGGAGCGCATGATTTCCGCCTATCTTGATTTTGCGCGCGGGGAAGGCGTCGAAGCGCCGGAACGTACAAATATCCGCGATGTTCTGGAGCGGGTCGTCGCCGCAAGCAAACGCGAAGGCGCGAAGGTAAATCTGGCAGAGGGGGAGGATCTGTTTCTGGTTCTGCGTCCTGTCGCTTTCGAGCGCTGTTTTTCAAACCTGATCGGAAACGCCGGGAAATACGCAAAGGAATGCTGGGTGTCCGCGCAGCGTAAAGACGACCATATTGAAGTTTTGATCGAGGATGACGGTCCCGGCATCGCGCCCGGTTTGCGTGGAGACGTTTTTAAGCCTTTTTTCCGCGGGGAAGGGTCCCGAAACCAGAAAACCGGCGGGGTCGGGCTGGGCCTGCCGATCGCGCAGGACATTATCCTGTCGCATGGCGGGCAAATCCGGCTGGAAGACTCCTCCAGAGGGGGGCTGAAGGTCGGGGTATATCTTCCCGTCTAG
- a CDS encoding response regulator transcription factor — protein MTTNYQALPHILVVDDDERIRKLVSRYLGGHGFLAFSAADAQAAKELLRVAVFDALVLDVMMPGQDGRALTEELRQTSDIPVILLTALGETEDKVAGFGVGADDYLTKPFDPQELVLRLQAILRRRPKVETEESSVKVGEWIFDPRQNELARGEENIRLTDVEATLLKALASRPGEILSRERLAALCGMDAGERTIDVQVTRLRKKLGEDSKAPRYLQTVRGKGYLLRAEVV, from the coding sequence ATGACAACAAATTATCAAGCGCTTCCTCATATTCTTGTCGTGGATGACGACGAGCGCATCCGTAAACTGGTCTCCCGTTACCTGGGCGGGCACGGATTTCTGGCTTTTTCGGCGGCGGACGCGCAGGCCGCGAAAGAGCTGCTCAGGGTGGCCGTGTTTGACGCGCTGGTGCTGGACGTCATGATGCCGGGACAGGACGGGCGGGCGCTGACGGAAGAACTGCGGCAGACAAGCGACATTCCGGTTATTCTCCTTACCGCGCTGGGTGAAACAGAGGATAAAGTCGCCGGGTTTGGGGTGGGGGCGGATGACTACCTTACCAAGCCTTTCGATCCGCAGGAACTGGTTTTGCGCCTTCAGGCCATTTTGCGCCGCCGCCCGAAAGTCGAAACGGAAGAAAGTTCCGTTAAGGTGGGGGAGTGGATTTTCGATCCCCGGCAAAACGAACTGGCCAGAGGGGAGGAAAATATCCGCCTGACGGATGTGGAAGCGACGCTTCTAAAGGCGCTGGCGAGCCGGCCCGGCGAGATTTTAAGCCGGGAGAGACTGGCGGCCCTGTGCGGCATGGACGCCGGAGAGCGCACAATCGACGTACAGGTGACGCGGCTGCGCAAGAAACTGGGCGAAGACAGCAAGGCCCCGCGCTATCTTCAGACCGTGCGCGGAAAAGGGTATCTTTTGCGCGCGGAGGTGGTCTAG
- a CDS encoding PAS domain-containing sensor histidine kinase: protein MSIIGNDNFRPGLKPPPPIKNTGWLSSNMAQLMVFLNGLILTVTAYATLSVFISEIINESLVNSTEDVRTRIAYYLDDIGESFSTAEAFVSLAQESDKEDVLETVYQSIPNVDIFEQFYDVRFSEDGEADEVKTLLGYKVDGRKSILKEILERRQESMQGRDVLMSGLGRQNTALVSETFGVESRMAALLKPYGQKRGVIALFDLQQAIDELWLKKNESLSRLVVVDRTTGNFLLKVSNVGANKNEKAAFEKTFQSSLGGSIVDVSVSLDMSKRESFLQKIPFLMLLFGSTLTLIGTLYVRNNQKQSLRLANMNKELAQKNFELNTQVNEREKLNQAIQKSERENRAVIDSVSDIIFETSVDGEILFLNETWKKVTGFSIENSLSRTLFDMLYPQDQAEQQKNFEQLVKGHKQSYRAFTRLRTSDGTFRAVEMAVSMMRQDGNKNLRIVGTFTDVEERRRAERALSEAEKKYRTIVENAAGGIYQTTPDGQFLSANRSMARILGYDAPEEILRDVRNANTHIYVDAEGRSKFLNELAKTQETRNMEARVYCKNEDIIWVNENVRSVFDEEGNLLYFEGSMEDITKRKEAEIALREAKVESDLSSRAKSEFLANMSHELRTPLNAIIGFSEIIKNEAFGPVGRKEYWEYARDIYSSGKKLLNVINEILDVSRIEAGERQLNEGIVDLNKTVKIALELMDPKIQEGGMVVNNLIGPDAPKVIGETHAIKQMLLNLLSNAVKFTPDGGRISVDTDIDSSGNLRVSVTDTGVGLNESEIKKALSPFGQVNTEMSRNDSGTGLGLTLVNALIRLHGGTLELFSQKGIGTTATLVFPAKRVSTYFVETEGNEAGEFSRHGEVSEPTEDIEPTEDITS from the coding sequence ATGAGCATCATCGGAAACGATAATTTCAGGCCGGGGCTGAAACCGCCGCCGCCCATAAAGAATACCGGATGGCTGTCCAGTAACATGGCGCAGCTCATGGTGTTTTTGAACGGCCTGATTTTGACGGTTACGGCCTATGCGACTTTAAGCGTTTTTATCAGCGAGATTATCAATGAAAGCCTCGTGAATTCGACGGAAGATGTTCGAACGCGCATCGCCTATTATCTCGACGATATAGGGGAAAGCTTTTCAACGGCGGAGGCTTTTGTGTCCCTTGCACAGGAGAGCGACAAAGAAGATGTGCTGGAGACGGTCTATCAATCCATTCCCAATGTCGATATTTTCGAACAGTTTTACGATGTCCGGTTTTCCGAAGACGGGGAAGCCGACGAAGTGAAAACGCTTCTCGGGTATAAGGTGGACGGCAGGAAATCCATTCTCAAAGAAATTCTCGAAAGAAGACAGGAATCAATGCAGGGCAGGGACGTCTTGATGAGCGGTCTTGGTAGGCAGAATACGGCGCTTGTTTCTGAAACCTTCGGCGTGGAGAGCCGGATGGCCGCGCTTTTGAAGCCTTATGGTCAAAAAAGAGGTGTTATTGCCCTGTTCGATCTGCAGCAGGCCATAGACGAACTCTGGCTGAAAAAGAATGAATCTTTGTCCCGCCTGGTTGTCGTCGACCGTACAACCGGAAATTTTTTGCTGAAAGTTTCCAATGTCGGCGCAAATAAAAATGAAAAAGCGGCATTCGAAAAAACGTTTCAGTCTTCGCTGGGCGGATCGATAGTCGATGTTTCGGTTTCCCTGGATATGAGCAAGCGGGAATCGTTTTTGCAAAAAATTCCCTTCCTGATGCTCCTGTTCGGAAGCACGCTAACCCTGATCGGGACTCTTTACGTGCGGAACAACCAGAAACAGTCCCTGCGGCTGGCCAATATGAACAAGGAACTGGCCCAGAAAAACTTCGAGCTGAACACGCAGGTGAACGAGCGGGAAAAACTGAACCAGGCGATCCAGAAATCCGAACGGGAAAACCGCGCCGTGATCGATTCCGTAAGCGATATTATTTTTGAAACGTCCGTGGATGGAGAGATACTCTTTTTGAACGAAACGTGGAAAAAGGTTACAGGGTTTTCCATTGAAAACTCCCTGTCCCGGACCCTTTTCGATATGCTCTATCCGCAGGATCAGGCGGAGCAGCAGAAAAACTTCGAACAGCTTGTCAAAGGGCACAAGCAATCCTACCGCGCCTTTACGCGCCTTCGGACGTCCGACGGAACCTTTCGCGCCGTTGAAATGGCCGTGTCCATGATGCGTCAGGATGGAAATAAAAACCTGCGCATCGTCGGAACCTTTACGGATGTCGAAGAGCGCCGCCGGGCCGAACGCGCCTTAAGCGAGGCGGAGAAAAAATACCGGACAATCGTTGAAAACGCCGCCGGCGGTATTTACCAGACAACGCCGGACGGGCAGTTCCTGAGCGCGAACCGCTCTATGGCGCGTATCCTTGGATACGACGCGCCGGAAGAGATCCTGCGGGACGTCCGCAACGCCAATACGCATATTTACGTCGATGCGGAAGGGCGTTCGAAGTTTCTAAACGAACTGGCCAAAACGCAGGAAACGAGAAACATGGAAGCCAGAGTCTACTGCAAAAACGAAGACATTATCTGGGTCAACGAGAATGTGCGCAGCGTTTTCGACGAAGAAGGAAACCTCCTCTACTTCGAAGGAAGCATGGAGGATATCACCAAAAGAAAAGAGGCCGAGATCGCCCTGCGGGAAGCCAAGGTCGAATCCGATTTGTCCAGCCGTGCCAAATCCGAATTTCTGGCCAATATGAGTCACGAACTCCGCACCCCGCTCAACGCGATTATCGGTTTTTCCGAGATCATCAAAAACGAAGCGTTCGGCCCCGTCGGACGCAAGGAATACTGGGAATACGCCCGCGACATTTACAGCAGCGGGAAAAAGCTTCTGAATGTCATCAATGAAATTCTCGATGTGTCGCGCATAGAGGCCGGCGAACGGCAACTGAATGAAGGGATCGTCGACCTGAACAAAACGGTGAAGATTGCCCTGGAGCTTATGGATCCGAAAATCCAGGAAGGCGGCATGGTCGTCAATAACCTGATCGGGCCCGATGCGCCGAAAGTGATAGGCGAGACGCACGCCATCAAACAAATGCTGCTTAACCTGCTGTCCAATGCCGTGAAATTTACACCGGATGGTGGGCGGATCAGTGTCGATACCGATATAGATTCGTCGGGCAATCTGCGCGTTTCCGTCACGGACACAGGGGTCGGATTGAACGAAAGTGAAATCAAAAAAGCCCTGTCTCCTTTCGGGCAGGTCAATACGGAGATGAGCCGGAACGATTCCGGGACGGGGCTGGGTCTGACCCTCGTCAATGCGCTGATCCGTCTTCATGGGGGCACGTTGGAACTCTTCTCGCAAAAGGGAATCGGAACCACGGCGACCCTTGTCTTTCCGGCCAAGCGCGTCTCCACGTATTTTGTGGAAACGGAAGGTAATGAGGCCGGTGAATTTTCGCGGCACGGAGAGGTTTCGGAACCGACGGAAGATATAGAGCCGACCGAAGATATAACGAGTTAA
- a CDS encoding tyrosine-type recombinase/integrase, giving the protein MLTDSACRGAKPKKKLYRIKDAKGLYLEVKPNGVKAWRYRFELVHEGKRKESMFAIGEYAYVSGKENEEEAETRRNDRRFTLAEARKERDKARSLVKQGINPAHNRQLDRIKREQEFSNTFEVVADKWVDLRDWEEITKKRRRDMLKRVVYPHIGKLPIRQVTSRHILDILQKAADNNGPSVKDEAKRTMSSIFEFAISNLMVEVDPVYPVRKALPPNKTQHKRPLEKEEIGEFLRDLAGYERNFQVVSAFKLMWLTLARPKEIVGMRWDQIDFEKAVWHRPADLMKKRKQHTVPLPKQAVEILESMKKFTGHRPHVFPHRDKRDEPMTDNTFRQALKNMGWSGRYSPHATRTTGSTHLNEMGFHADWIERQLAHSEPNAVRRTYNHADHLEDRKIMMQQWANLLDTLANGESDKVVVANFRK; this is encoded by the coding sequence ATGCTTACTGATAGTGCGTGTCGTGGTGCGAAGCCGAAAAAGAAGCTGTATAGAATAAAGGATGCCAAAGGGCTTTATCTTGAAGTTAAGCCTAATGGTGTGAAGGCGTGGCGTTATCGCTTTGAACTTGTCCACGAGGGTAAGCGTAAAGAAAGCATGTTCGCTATCGGTGAGTATGCTTACGTTTCTGGTAAAGAGAATGAAGAAGAAGCTGAAACACGTAGAAATGATAGGCGCTTTACGTTGGCCGAAGCCCGTAAGGAGCGCGATAAAGCCAGATCGCTTGTTAAGCAAGGTATAAATCCGGCGCATAATCGCCAATTAGATAGGATTAAGCGGGAACAAGAATTTTCCAATACTTTTGAAGTGGTGGCTGACAAGTGGGTTGATTTGCGGGATTGGGAAGAAATCACCAAAAAACGTCGGCGCGATATGCTGAAACGGGTTGTCTATCCGCATATAGGAAAACTTCCCATCCGTCAGGTCACTTCGCGCCACATTCTCGATATTCTACAAAAAGCGGCAGATAATAACGGCCCATCTGTGAAAGATGAGGCTAAGCGTACTATGTCGTCGATTTTTGAGTTTGCTATTTCAAATTTGATGGTTGAGGTAGACCCTGTTTATCCAGTCCGTAAGGCCTTGCCCCCTAATAAGACACAGCACAAACGTCCTTTGGAGAAAGAGGAAATTGGTGAATTTTTACGTGATCTTGCAGGATATGAGCGGAATTTTCAGGTGGTTTCTGCTTTCAAACTCATGTGGCTGACTCTGGCTCGTCCGAAAGAGATCGTGGGTATGCGTTGGGATCAAATAGATTTTGAAAAAGCTGTTTGGCACCGTCCTGCTGATCTAATGAAAAAGCGTAAGCAACATACAGTGCCTTTGCCTAAACAGGCTGTAGAGATACTTGAAAGCATGAAAAAATTTACAGGCCATCGACCTCACGTTTTTCCTCACAGGGATAAGCGTGATGAACCCATGACGGACAATACCTTCCGCCAGGCGCTAAAAAACATGGGTTGGTCTGGTCGTTATAGCCCTCATGCTACGCGCACCACAGGAAGCACTCACCTTAATGAAATGGGGTTCCATGCTGATTGGATTGAGCGTCAACTTGCTCATTCAGAGCCTAATGCGGTGCGCCGAACTTATAACCATGCCGATCACTTGGAGGATCGTAAAATTATGATGCAACAATGGGCAAATCTTCTCGACACTCTTGCCAATGGCGAAAGCGATAAAGTTGTTGTTGCCAATTTCAGAAAGTAG